The DNA window AAACCGGCTGAAGTAGTGAAGAAGGGCGAAGAGTGACAGGCGCCGATTTCGTGTTCTGGTTCGTAGTGTTGCTGACGGTGGGATCGGCTTTTGTTGTGGTACGCTCCCAGAATCTGATCTACTCAGCGGTAGCGCTGTTGTTTACCTTTCTCGGTGTCGCCGGTCTTTATGTATTCATGATGGCCGATTTCATCGCAGTGACCCAGGTTGTTATTTATGTGGGAGGTATTCTGGTTCTCATCATTTTTGGTATCATGCTGACGCACAAGATGGTGGACGTTCGCCTGTCCCATACCAGCATGCAGCAGGGGATAGGATGGCTATTGGCGCTTCTGATAATTGCAG is part of the Candidatus Neomarinimicrobiota bacterium genome and encodes:
- a CDS encoding NADH-quinone oxidoreductase subunit J is translated as MTGADFVFWFVVLLTVGSAFVVVRSQNLIYSAVALLFTFLGVAGLYVFMMADFIAVTQVVIYVGGILVLIIFGIMLTHKMVDVRLSHTSMQQGIGWLLALLIIAGLVRMITSSPWFLKSTPESEETVAGIGRLLMIDYLLPFEIASVLLLAALIGAAMLARKEN